Proteins encoded in a region of the Maniola jurtina chromosome 12, ilManJurt1.1, whole genome shotgun sequence genome:
- the LOC123870559 gene encoding regucalcin-like, whose translation MSVRVEKITEQLVLGEGPHWDDRQQALFFVDILNCSIHKYHLATKQHTKTKLDGRVGFIVPVEGTTDQFLVGLERTFAIVQWDGGEGSPATVVRELGTVDADVVPPTRINDGKADPRGRVFAGTMGHEEPLGNIRPASGSLYRLDAGGVTKLCGDIGISNGLAWDLQRKAFYYTDTFEFNIRRYDYDVDTGEISNPKHIFDFKKNNIDAYPDGSTIDTDGNLWIALFKGDAIIQIDPTTGKLLQRVSIPAHQVTSVTFGGPNFDIMFVTSASMKLWDGEEQKPPRGCTFMVTGLGVKGLPNNNFKLP comes from the exons ATGTCAGTTAGAGTGGAGAAGATAACGGAGCAGCTGGTGCTGGGCGAGGGTCCGCACTGGGACGATCGTCAGCAGGCGCTGTTCTTCGTCGACATCCTGAACTGCTCCATACACAAGTACCACCTCGCCACCAAGCAGCACACCAAGACCAAGCTTG ATGGTCGCGTCGGTTTCATAGTGCCAGTGGAGGGAACAACGGACCAGTTCCTGGTGGGCTTGGAGAGGACCTTCGCCATCGTGCAATGGGACGGTGGAGAAGGAAGTCCAGCGACTGTGGTGCGAGAGTTGGGGACGGTTGATGCAGACGTGGTGCCTCCTACCAGGATCAACGATGGCAAGGCTGATCCAAGGGGGAGGGTTTTTGCAG GTACAATGGGCCACGAAGAACCGCTAGGTAACATAAGACCCGCTAGCGGCTCGCTGTACCGCCTCGACGCTGGCGGCGTGACCAAGCTGTGCGGAGACATCGGCATCTCCAACGGCCTGGCCTGGGACTTACAGCGCAAGGCCTTCTACTATACCGACACCTTCGAGTTCAATATCAGGCGATACGACTATGACGTGGACACGGGGGAAATAT cAAATCCCAAACACATTTTCGACTTCAAAAAGAACAACATCGACGCGTATCCAGACGGCAGCACTATCGACACGGACGGAAATCTGTGGATCGCTCTGTTCAAAGGCGACGCCATCATCCAAATCGATCCGACCACAGGGAAACTGTTACAAAGAGTGAGCATACCGGCGCATCAAGTCACTTCTGTGACATTTGGAGGCCCTAACTTTGACATAATGTTTGTGACTTCTGCTTCTATGAAACTATGGGATGGGGAGGAACAGAAACCGCCCCGGGGATGCACTTTTATGGTGACAGGATTGGGCGTTAAGGGGTTACCGAACAACAATTTCAAGCTTCCGTAA
- the LOC123870544 gene encoding regucalcin-like, producing MDWMHNAITCMKRQKLLMSVEVSPVTAPVWLGEGPHWSHHHRALFFVSIFDKSVHKYDPVTGKHTSAKLADMPGFIIPLEGTKDRFVVGLKLDVVVVAWDGEGDARVERTVARLDTHSPQNRINDAKADPRGRLFVGTMGYEYEPGKFHLKKGSLYRLDHDGSLHRVVRDVDISNGLCWSVDEKAFYYADSFEYAIRRYDYDIKTGDISNPRIVFRYKDHGLEGIVDGMTIDTDGNLWVANFDGSQVLKIDPRKGKLLQKVPIPALQTTSCTWGGEALDTLYVTSAAMNRGSEQLPPAGATFRVAGLGARGHRNHCVTLQLKDK from the exons ATGGATTGGATGCATAATGCAATTACTTGTATGAAGAGACAAAAATTATTG ATGTCCGTGGAGGTGAGTCCGGTGACGGCGCCGGTGTGGCTGGGCGAGGGCCCGCACTGGTCGCACCACCACCGCGCCTTATTCTTCGTCAGCATCTTCGACAAGTCCGTACACAAGTATGACCCTGTCACCGGCAAGCACACTAGCGCCAAGCTGG CCGACATGCCGGGTTTCATCATCCCTCTAGAAGGAACAAAGGATCGCTTCGTGGTGGGGCTCAAACTGGACGTGGTGGTGGTGGCGTGGGACGGGGAGGGCGACGCGAGGGTGGAGAGGACTGTGGCGCGGCTGGATACACACTCGCCACAGAATAGGATCAACGACGCTAAGGCTGATCCACGGGGCAGGCTGTTTGTTG GTACAATGGGCTACGAATACGAACCCGGTAAATTCCACCTCAAAAAGGGTTCCCTATACCGCCTCGACCACGACGGCTCACTCCACCGCGTGGTCCGAGACGTGGACATCTCCAACGGCCTGTGCTGGAGCGTGGACGAAAAAGCGTTCTACTACGCCGACTCGTTTGAGTACGCGATACGACGATACGACTACGACATCAAGACAGGCGACATAT CGAACCCACGGATAGTGTTCCGCTACAAGGATCACGGCTTGGAAGGCATCGTGGACGGCATGACCATCGACACCGACGGAAACCTGTGGGTGGCCAACTTTGACGGCTCACAG GTGCTGAAAATTGACCCCCGCAAAGGCAAACTGCTCCAGAAGGTGCCCATCCCAGCGCTGCAGACCACGTCCTGCACGTGGGGTGGCGAAGCCCTGGACACACTGTACGTGACGAGCGCGGCCATGAACCGCGGCAGTGAGCAGCTCCCGCCCGCCGGAGCCACCTTCCGCGTCGCGGGGCTCGGCGCCCGCGGACACCGCAACCACTGCGTCACACTACAACTTAAggataaataa
- the LOC123870071 gene encoding 2-oxoisovalerate dehydrogenase subunit alpha, mitochondrial: MALKSGVSFIRLKRLSHGIRSLSTHIRPETSQNGSKNADFPGAKAPYVTEMKILNENSYDPIPIYRVLDNNGEVIDRREEPKIETETLLNMYKTMVQLNQMDKILYESQRQGRISFYMTNYGEEGIHVGSAAALSPRDMVFAQYRELGVLLYRGMTVTEIINQCYGNHEDPGKGRQMPVHYGSKQRNIVTLSSPLATQMPQAVGAAYAFKRIPNNDRCVICYFGDGAASEGDAHAAFNFASTLECPVIMFCRNNGYAISTPTSEQYRGDGIAARGPALGLNTIRVDGTDALAVYKAVEKARELAMANQPVLIEAMSYRVGHHSTSDDSSAYRPVEEIHKWMQDEDPVQKLRLYLEGKGLWNLESDKQFAKEARDLVLRTMQEAEKKKKPHWKEMLEDVYYDMPLNLQKQMNQMEKHLKKYKEHYPIDQFQSE; the protein is encoded by the exons ATGGCGCTGAAAAGTGGAGTTAGTTTTATTCGTCTGAAAAGACTTAGCCACGGAATAAGA TCACTCTCTACCCACATAAGACCGGAAACATCCCAGAATGGCAGCAAAAATGCAGATTTTCCCGGAGCAAAGGCCCCTTACGTGACGGAAATGAAAATACTAAACGAGAACAGTTATGACCCTATCCCCATCTATCGTGTTCTGGATAACAATGGAGAAGTTATAGATAGAAGAGAAGAACCCAAAATAGAGACTGAGACACTTCTCAACATGTACAAAACAATGGTACAACTGAATCAAATGGATAAGATTCTGTATGAATCCCAGAG ACAAGGACGTATATCCTTCTACATGACCAATTATGGAGAAGAAGGAATCCACGTTGGTAGCGCAGCGGCACTGTCCCCGCGAGATATGGTCTTCGCTCAATATAGAGAGCTTGGAGTGCTGCTCTACAGGGGAATGACGGTAACAGAGATTATAAACCAGTGCTATGGAAACCATGAGGACCCTGGCAAAGGAAGACAGATGCCAGTACATTATGGCAGCAAGCAGAGAAATATTGTTACGCTGTCTAGTCCATTGG CAACACAAATGCCGCAAGCAGTGGGTGCAGCGTACGCATTCAAACGAATCCCAAACAACGATCGCTGCGTCATCTGCTACTTCGGTGACGGTGCTGCCTCAGAAGGTGACGCTCATGCAGCTTTCAACTTCGCCTCTACGCTAGAATGCCCTGTCATAATGTTCTG TAGAAACAACGGCTATGCGATTTCTACACCCACAAGTGAGCAGTATCGTGGGGATGGGATTGCGGCCCGCGGCCCAGCGCTGGGACTCAATACAATACGGGTTGACGGAACCGATGCTCTTGCAGTCTACAAGGCCGTTGAAAAGGCGAGGGAACTAGCAATGGCAAATCAACCTGTCCTTATTGAAGCTATGTCATATAG AGTGGGACACCATTCTACATCAGACGACAGCAGCGCTTACAGACCAGTGGAAGAAATTCACAAATGGATGCAAGATGAGGATCCTGTCCAGAAGCTTAGACTCTATCTAGAAGGAAAAG GCCTATGGAATTTAGAGTCTGACAAGCAGTTTGCTAAAGAAGCGCGTGATTTAGTGTTAAGGACGATGCAAGAAGCGGAGAAAAAGAAGAAACCCCACTGGAAGGAGATGCTAGAAGATGTTTACTATGACATGCCTCTGAATTTACA AAAACAAATGAATCAAATGGAAAAACATCTGAAGAAGTATAAAGAACATTATCCAATCGATCAATTTCAAAGCGAATAA
- the LOC123870010 gene encoding cyclin-K-like produces the protein MPYWYYDKKDLQNTPSFRDGIPNETENRYRKEGARFIIDTGSKMDLGYNTVATGVVYFHRFYMFHSFRTFPRYITACCCLFLAGKVEETPKKCKDIIKVAKSLLTELKFSTFGEDPKEEVMTLERILLQTIKFDLQVEHPYGYLLKYAKCLKGDKAKLQKMVQMAWTFVNDSLCTTLCLQWEPEVIAVALMFLAGKLSKFEVMDWNGRMPKHTAWWDMFVEDITMELLEDICHQVLDLYSPQTQPTGGDSPPEATASRAPKNEKKPSVTPPTSASPVATPKPPPVITPVKNGSDLKLEPPKIDMRFTYPGYPTMPAYPPVYTAPPPSIPPPNRLPIPQGPPPPLRYSEPPPAPPTRFPPVNVPPPNYFAPMPTRGPLPPRGPIPPGPLPPRPYYPPP, from the exons ATGCCCTATTGGTATTACGACAAAAAAGATTTACAGAACACGCCGTCATTCCGCGATGGGATCCCGAACGAGACCGAAAACCGTTACAGGAAAGAGGGCGCGAGGTTTATCATTGACACAGGATCGAAGATGGACTTAGGTTATAATACTGTGGCCACTGGTGTTGTTTATTTCCATCGGTTTTACATGTTCCACTCGTTTAGAACATTCCCAAGATATATCACCGCGTGTTGCTGTTTGTTTCTCGCTGGTAAAGTGGAGGAGACGCCCAAAAAGTGTAAAGATATAATTAAAGTTGCCAAGTCGTTGCTAACTGAACTGAAGTTCAGTACGTTCGGTGAGGACCCCAAGGAGGAAGTGATGACGCTGGAAAGGATCCTGTTGCAGACGATAAAGTTCGACCTGCAAGTGGAGCACCCGTACGGGTACCTGTTGAAGTATGCAAAGTGCCTTAAAGGTGACAAGGCTAAACTACAAAAAATGGTACAAATGGCATGGACTTTCGTTAATGACAG TCTGTGCACCACACTGTGCCTGCAATGGGAGCCTGAAGTGATAGCGGTGGCGCTCATGTTCCTGGCGGGGAAACTGAGCAAGTTTGAGGTGATGGACTGGAACGGACGGATGCCCAAGCACACCGCCTGGTGGGACATGTTCGTTGAAGACATCACTATGGAACTGCTTGAGGATATTTGCCACCAG GTACTAGACCTATACTCGCCTCAAACGCAGCCCACTGGAGGCGACTCGCCACCGGAAGCGACCGCCTCCCGCGCGCCAAAAAACGAGAAGAAGCCCTCCGTTACACCGCCCACTTCCGCATCGCCTGTCGCCACACCTAAGCCCCCACCTGTCATCACACCTGTCAAAAACGGCTCAGACCTCAAATTGGAGCCCCCAAAAATTGACATGAGGTTCACATATCCCGGATACCCCACTATGCCCGCATATCCCCCAGTTTACACCGCGCCTCCGCCTTCAATACCTCCTCCTAATAGATTACCAATCCCCCAAGGTCCCCCGCCACCTTTAAGGTACTCGGAACCCCCTCCCGCTCCCCCGACAAGATTTCCCCCGGTTAACGTCCCACCTCCTAATTATTTCGCGCCGATGCCCACGCGAGGCCCCCTGCCCCCGAGGGGCCCCATCCCGCCGGGCCCCCTGCCCCCGCGGCCCTACTACCCGCCACCGTAA